A window of Candidatus Nitrospira allomarina genomic DNA:
TGCGGCAGATTCTTTGATCCACTGCACTTCAGCATCCGTCAACAGGCGTTTCACTTTAGCCGGAGACCCCATGACCAGGCTCCTCGAAGGGATGTGGATATTCCTCGTAATTAAGGCTCCAGCACCAATGACACAGTCTTCTTCGATCACGGCTCCATCCATGATAATAGTGCCCATACCAATCAGCACCCGATCATGTACCGTGCATCCATGGAGGACCACATGATGGCCCACGGTGATGTCATCGCCAAGAGTCAGGGGATGGGTGTCATGGGTGACGTGCAACAGGCAGAGGTCTTGAATATTGGTCCGATGGCCAATACGGATAGAATGCACGTCCCCGCGTACGACGGCATGAAACCAGACGCTCGATTCCGATCCGATGGCCACATCCCCGATGACGACGGCCGTGTCTTCGATAAACGCGCTGGTTGCGACAGTTGGGGCAATCCCTCGATAGGTTCTTAACATGAGCGCGGTCCTTTCGCCGAATAGCGTATCTCCATGTGAGGACGTGAGGTGAAGGTTAGAGGCGAATGAGCATGGCGCCGATTGCCAGTCCGGTAAGAACAATGAGGATGGTGAGGTACGCCGCCACGCTTCGGTCTGAGAGCCAATCGGTTTGCCAATGTTTGGGATACGTGGTTTTTCCCGAAAACATCCCGTCCTCTTCGTACAGTCCCATTCCCCTCTCGAGTTCAATTAATTGTTGTTTGGCCATTCGGTGTCGAGTGGCTTGTTGAAGGATCAGATAGATCACAAATCCTGACAAAATGACCACACCGGAAATCGTTAACCATCGCATGGTGGAGTCGGGGTGTCCAGGGGACACCACCGCGATGATCATGATCAAGAACACTAATATGGTATTGTGGAATACCGACAACCGGCTCATGTATTCCCGCCGCCGGAGCACCTCGTTTTTAAATAACGGATAGAGCATACGAATGGTTTCGAGTTGCCCTTGGGATAATTCCCGGTTGGTGTGTGGCGGGTCAGGCATGCATCGGGTCCGGCCACCTCACGAGAGAGGCAGATGAGCGATCATCCACTTGGCCAAATGGGTGGTCATGAGACGAAAATCTTCAGGCCGTCCGAATTGATGGTTTGCACCGGGAATGAGGCGAAAATCCTTGGGCACGCTCAGAGACGTCAGTAATTGATCAATCTGATGGACGGGAATGATTTCGTCTTGATCCCCATGCACAATCAGTGTGGGGGCTTGAATGCGCGAAGCTGAGTTGTAACCGTTATAGGTGAGACATTCCTCGAAAAAGGCATACGGCAAAGGTGTCGGAAGATCGCCACCGAAGACGTCGGGTATGTGGTCGGTGCGTTTCCATCGGTCCATGGCGTCTGCTCCCAATTCCAGGCGAAGCACTTCCGAAAAATCAACCACGGGGCACTTCAGGCCCAGGGCCTGGAGGAGAGGATACCGAGGGGCAGAAAGGATGGCCATGAATCCACCAAAGCTGGATCCAATGAGTCCGAGAGCCTTCATGGATCTTTCTGTGAGAAAGCTGACGGCCGCATCCAGTTGCTCCTCACATTTTTGAATGCGGAGGTGTGACAGGGGCTCCGGTGAGTCACCCATGCCATACCAATCGAATCGAAGCGTCGCGATGGATTGAGGAATGAGAAGGTCCGTCAGCCGCCGGTTGGTTCGACTGTTTTTATCGGAGGGAAATCCATGACAAAGGATTACCGCTCGATTTGTGGAGGCTGCCGGTTGAGCGAAAATCCCTGTTGTCACGATGCCGGATGAGCCGGTAAAGCTGACAGGAGCTTCAGTCCTCCCATCCCAGCTGTCTGTGGGCGATGCGGTCTCCACGGGTTGGCTAAGCTTGCAGAAAGTAGAAGTGGTCGGTCGGGCCATTTCCCCGGCCAAGAGGAAGGCCGTGACGAATGGCCTCAGTCGTATAGTGTTTCGCGGCCTCAATCGCGTCGGAGATGGGTTTCCCCTTGGCCAGGTTGGCGGCAATGGCAGAGGCCAGGGTACAACCGGTTCCGTGAGTCGTATTCGTCTGAATAAATTCTCCCTTAAACATGCGGAAAAACCTGCCGTCGAAGAGTAAGTCGGTTCCCGGCTGTTCCAGCAGGTGCCCGCCCTTGATCAGGACATGTTGGCAGCCGAATTGATGAATGACTTTCGCAGCCTCTCTGGCATGGGCCAGAGTCTTAATGGAGAGGCCGGATAACATCTCGGCTTCGGCAATATTTGGGGTCAGAAGGGAAGCCTGAGGAAGCAATTCGGTTTTCAGTGTGGCCATCGCTTCTTGTTCCAGGAGTGGAAATCCTCCTTTCGCCACCATAACCGGATCAACAACCAGGT
This region includes:
- a CDS encoding alpha/beta hydrolase family protein, with the translated sequence MARPTTSTFCKLSQPVETASPTDSWDGRTEAPVSFTGSSGIVTTGIFAQPAASTNRAVILCHGFPSDKNSRTNRRLTDLLIPQSIATLRFDWYGMGDSPEPLSHLRIQKCEEQLDAAVSFLTERSMKALGLIGSSFGGFMAILSAPRYPLLQALGLKCPVVDFSEVLRLELGADAMDRWKRTDHIPDVFGGDLPTPLPYAFFEECLTYNGYNSASRIQAPTLIVHGDQDEIIPVHQIDQLLTSLSVPKDFRLIPGANHQFGRPEDFRLMTTHLAKWMIAHLPLS
- a CDS encoding gamma carbonic anhydrase family protein — its product is MLRTYRGIAPTVATSAFIEDTAVVIGDVAIGSESSVWFHAVVRGDVHSIRIGHRTNIQDLCLLHVTHDTHPLTLGDDITVGHHVVLHGCTVHDRVLIGMGTIIMDGAVIEEDCVIGAGALITRNIHIPSRSLVMGSPAKVKRLLTDAEVQWIKESAANYIRYAQQYVSEQNE
- the thiD gene encoding bifunctional hydroxymethylpyrimidine kinase/phosphomethylpyrimidine kinase, translated to MKNAVCTIAGSDCSGGAGIQADLKAMSANGVFGMSVVTSITAQNTCGVSDVFHLPISIITAQLDALFSDIPVTVIKTGMLATSDIITTVSRHLAKQPLEHLVVDPVMVAKGGFPLLEQEAMATLKTELLPQASLLTPNIAEAEMLSGLSIKTLAHAREAAKVIHQFGCQHVLIKGGHLLEQPGTDLLFDGRFFRMFKGEFIQTNTTHGTGCTLASAIAANLAKGKPISDAIEAAKHYTTEAIRHGLPLGRGNGPTDHFYFLQA